The Brevibacillus humidisoli DNA segment GGATCAACGCTGGGATCGTTTTGCTGGCAGATGATGGACGCGCTACTTCAATAGGTCCGCATATTACCTTTCCAGCCAGTGTGTCCGCTCACGTTTACTAAAGCCAGTCCAAGCGCTACCTGACCGCGATCTGTTTGCCGATACTAGGTCGTTCCATCAACTCACGGGCAGCGTCATTGAGGACAATTCCTGTAGATTCATTTGCACATTAATAACCGCACTGCTTTTATCACTCGCGGTCCTCCCAATTATGATAGTCAACAAATCATGCAGGATTACCTCTTATGTTCCATAATACTCTATGCTATCACAGGCCTTCAAATAATTAGGGTTTGCTGAACGTTTCACAGCTAGGCAATTTTCGGATGGTTAAACAGGCCCCGCAACAATCTGAAAAACGGCAAAAAGAGAGCCCGTAACATACGTTCAAGGTTCATTACAAGCAGTTGGAGGGCGATGACGGTTTCACTCGTCGTTTCTACTATAAAGGCAAGTGAGGGAGGGATCTATCATGGAAACCAACACGAATCGACAGATCGTTTCCACAGACTGGTTGGCAGAACATCTGAGTAATCCCGATGTAGCAGTCATTGACTGCCGGTTTGTCTTGGGCAAGCCTGGCGCAGGGCTGCAAGCGTACACCGCTTCCCATATTCCCGGCGCACTCTACTTCGACCTGGAGCACGATCTGTCCGGACCGAAATCAGCGGACGGACACGGCGGCCGTCATCCACTGCCTGACACCGCATCGCTGTCGCGGCTCTTTTCTAGTGCCGGCATTGATGAAACGGTAACGGTTGTGGCCTATGACGATCAGGATCTGGCCATGGCTTCACGCCTGTGGTGGCTGCTCCGTTACATGGGGCATGACCGAGTAGTCGTATTGGACGGTGGCTGGCAGGCCTGGCAGCGAAAAGAGTATCCCGTAACGTCTGAGATCACGACAAGACCTGCCCGCCGATTTACGGCCAGTCCGCGCCCCGAAATGCTGGCTACTGTCGAGGATGTCAAGCACCGAAGTGAGCAGGCAGCCCTTATTGATTCACGGGCAAAAGAACGCTACAGCGGTCAGCAGGAGACTATCGATCGCAAAGCGGGGCACATCCCAGGTGCACTGCACTACTTCTTCAAAGAAAATCTGACTGCAGACGGAACGTTGCGCTCCACACCTGAATTGCGTGAGCGGTTTACCCCTCTCGCCAATCAGCAGGAGTTGATCATCTACTGCGGCTCCGGGGTGACTGCCTGTGTCAATCTGCTCGCCCTGCATCAGATCGGACGACCTGATGCCAGACTATACCTCGGCAGTTGGAGTGAC contains these protein-coding regions:
- a CDS encoding sulfurtransferase, encoding METNTNRQIVSTDWLAEHLSNPDVAVIDCRFVLGKPGAGLQAYTASHIPGALYFDLEHDLSGPKSADGHGGRHPLPDTASLSRLFSSAGIDETVTVVAYDDQDLAMASRLWWLLRYMGHDRVVVLDGGWQAWQRKEYPVTSEITTRPARRFTASPRPEMLATVEDVKHRSEQAALIDSRAKERYSGQQETIDRKAGHIPGALHYFFKENLTADGTLRSTPELRERFTPLANQQELIIYCGSGVTACVNLLALHQIGRPDARLYLGSWSDWCSYDNPVATGDQP